A stretch of the Actinomyces qiguomingii genome encodes the following:
- a CDS encoding NADH-quinone oxidoreductase subunit B — MNMREYKEKMRHIPSKRDDLRAQALESVEGPGFMLTTVEKLADLAQARSLWPVTMGLACCAIEMMATGTPRFDMARFGWEVFRASPRHADVMIVSGRVSHKMAPVVRNVYDSMPEPKWVISMGACASSGGMFNNYAVVQGADHIVPVDIYLPGCPPRPEMLLNAMLELTRQIERKPIFAHREEIARAVEAAALKAVPTAEMKGLLA; from the coding sequence ATGAATATGCGCGAGTACAAAGAGAAGATGCGCCACATCCCCTCCAAGCGGGATGACCTGCGTGCGCAGGCGCTGGAGAGCGTCGAGGGGCCGGGCTTCATGCTCACCACCGTGGAGAAGCTGGCCGACCTGGCTCAGGCGCGTTCGCTGTGGCCGGTGACCATGGGCCTGGCCTGCTGCGCCATCGAGATGATGGCCACCGGCACGCCCCGCTTCGACATGGCCCGCTTCGGCTGGGAGGTGTTCCGTGCCTCGCCGCGCCACGCCGATGTCATGATCGTCTCCGGTCGTGTCTCCCACAAGATGGCGCCGGTGGTGCGCAACGTCTATGACTCCATGCCCGAACCCAAATGGGTCATCTCCATGGGTGCCTGCGCCTCCTCCGGCGGCATGTTCAACAACTACGCCGTTGTCCAGGGCGCGGACCACATCGTGCCGGTGGACATCTACCTGCCCGGCTGTCCGCCGCGACCGGAGATGCTGTTGAACGCCATGCTCGAACTGACCCGACAGATTGAGCGCAAGCCGATCTTCGCCCACCGCGAGGAGATTGCCCGCGCTGTCGAGGCCGCCGCCCTCAAGGCCGTGCCCACCGCCGAGATGAAGGGGCTGCTCGCATGA